The genomic interval ATCTTAGTCGCGCGTTTCTCGAGTATTCCGCGAAGCGCTTCAAGCGTAAAGGCTGGCTCAAGCGGCTCTATACCAAGCTTGTTTAGCGGCGGAAGCTCAAGCTCCTGCCCTTCTTGGAATAAATGCATCGTACCGAACTGGCGAACGTCCTTATAACGCAAATCCGTGCCATCTTCGAAATGAAAGATGACATGGGTATGCAGCTCAATCGGCTCTTCAGATGGGAAAACCCCATATCGGCCTTCCATTCGCAAATGCGATACAAGTACGAGCCCGTCCAAGATGATCCGCAAAAACTTGCCGCGTCTCTCAACCGTCTGGATCGTATGTCCGACAAGCGCATCCGCGAACTGTTCAGGTTCTGCTGGACGCTGTATAATACGCGGGAGTCTAACGGTTACTGATTGGATTCGTTTTCCCGCTACAAGTTCAATTAATGTTCTTCTAACTGTTTCTACCTCTGGCAATTCAGGCATTTCTCCTCACCTCAACAACCATTATACCCGAAACTGCCCGCCAGTGGGTTACTTTGCTTCATACCAATTGTCACCGAAACTCATATCGGCCTTCAAAGGAACATCAAGTTTGAGCGCTCCAGCCATCACTTCAGGCACAAGCGTCTTCATCAGCTCCAGCTCCTCTTGCGGCACTTCGAACACGAGCTCATCGTGCACCTGCAGCAGCATGCGGCTCTTCAGCTTGCGTTCGCGCAGCGCAGCGTCCATATGGACCATGGCCAGCTTAATAATATCTGCCGCAGTACCTTGAATCGGTGTATTCATCGCCGTACGTTCAGCAAAGGATCGCAAGTTGAAATTAGAAGCATTGATGTCATTCAGATAACGCCTGCGCTCAAGCAGTGTGGCCACATACCCGTCGCGCTTCGCTTGCTGAACGATATCGTGCATATATTGGCGAACGCCTTTGAAAACCTCCTTGTAATCCGCAATAAACTTTCCAGCTTCATTACGGGAAATGCCAAGGTTTTGCGATAAGCCAAAATCGCTGATGCCATACACGATGCCGAAGTTGACCGCTTTTGCCGAACGACGCATGTTGGAATCAACCTCCTCGGCAGTTACGCCGAATACATCCATCGCTGTTTTGGTGTGAATATCCATGTCCTTAATGAACGCTTCCTTCATATTCTCATCATCAGCAATATGTGCGAGCACACGAAGCTCAATTTGTGAATAGTCCGCTGCTACGATGGACCAGCCCGGCTCGGACGGCACAAAGGCTTTCCTAATTTGGCGTCCTTCCTCAAGACGAATCGGAATGTTCTGCAAGTTAGGGAACTGACTGCTTAGACGACCGGTAGCTGCAATGGTCTGGCGATAATACGTGTGTATTTTGCCTGTTTCCTTGCGCACCTCTTTAAGCAAGCCCTCTACATAAGTAGATTGCAGCTTCGAGAGCTGACGATAATGCAGGATAAGCGGAATTATCTCGTGATAAGGCGCAAGCTCCTCCAGCACCTCAGCATCCGTCGAATAACCTGTTTTCGTCTTTTTCTTAGCAGGCAGACCAAGCTTCTCGAATAAAATCTCACCCAACTGCTTTGGCGATCCGATATTAAATTCCGTACCAGCAAGCTTGTACACGCTGCTAATGATTGTTGTCAGCTTACTCTCCAAATTACGACCAAGCGCCTCCAGCTCCTCGGACTTTACTTTAATGCCCTGAAACTCCATCCCTGCAAGAATGCGGGACAATGGATGCTCCATGTCAAAATAAAGCTTGCTCATGCCCGTATTGCTTAGCTCTTCGGTTAACAAAGGCACGAGCTTCCGAACCGCTTCCGCTTTCAGCGATAAATGGCGGTAAAGCGTATCGGCATCAGGCACTCTGAATTTCGCGCCTTTGCCATAAACAGCTTCATCCGGCGGCAGTGTCGACAGCCCCTGCTTCTCATTAATTCCGCTTAGCGTCTGGCTCGCTTCTGTAGGATCGAGCAAATATGCTGCCAGCTGCACATCAAAAGCAGAGCCCTCAAAGCTGATTCCGCTCCATTTGAGTGCGAGCTCCACCTTATGGAGATCAAAGCCGTATTTCGGCTTGTCCGCTTGTTCGAGCCAGTCGCGAAGCTTCGCTGCAAAAGGCTGCTTAAGCACTGAATATGGCATTACAAACACTGCTTCATCGCTGGCGATAGCAAGGCCAATCAGCTCGGCATGATGCGGATTCTCTCCAATGGCTTCGATATACAAGCCATTTTTGTCCGACTTCTGGAGCAGCTGAATAAGCTTCTCCAGCATCTCTGCGTCTTTTTCTGATTCGATCACATTAATATTCAAATCAGCAGCAGCAGCTTCGGCTTCCTTATCCATATCACCTGCTTCAGCACCTAGCTCCAAGCGATCAATTAATGATTTGAATTCCAGCTTGCGGAACGCCTCAGCCAGCTTCGAACCATCATACCCAGCATAACGAATGTCATCGATAGACTTTTCTATAGGCACTTCTCGGAAGATCGTCGCCAAGCGCTTGCTCATCGTAGCATCATCTTTATGGCTCTCAATGTTTTCCTTCAGCTTGCCCTTCAGCTTGTCCAAGTTATCAAGCACGCTTTCAACCGATCCATGCTCATGAAGCAGCTTAAGCGCCGTTTTCTCGCCTACGCCTGGAACACCAGGGATGTTGTCAGAGGTATCCCCCATGAGCCCCTTAAGATCGATAATTTGCATCGGCACAAGGCCGTATTTCTCTTGAATTGTCTCTGGTGTGTAAAGTTCAACATCACTAACGCCTTTGCGTGTTACCGCAATGGTTACTTTGTCTGAAGCAAGCTGCAGCATATCTTTATCTCCAGTAACGACAAAAGCTTCTACACCTTTCTCGTCAGCTGCCTTCGTTAGTGTACCGATAATATCATCGGCTTCATAACCGGACAGCTCAAACTGCGAAATGCTGAAGGCTTGAAGCAGCTCCTTAAGCACTGGAAATTGCTCTGACAGCTCTGGCGGTGTCTTTTGTCTTCCGCCTTTATATTCCGCATAACCTTCATGGCGAAAAGTGACCTTGCCAGCATCAAATGCAACCAGCACATGAGTCGGCTTTTCTTGTTCAAGCAGCTTAAGCAGCATCGTTGTAAACCCAAAAATCGCATTCGTGTGATTGCCCGCCGAATTCGTAAGCGGCGGCAAAGCAAAAAACGCACGGTAGATTATACTGTTTCCGTCAATTAGCATCCATTTTTCCATAAGGAATCAACACCTTCTTTATGTAACATTCATACCTTTAAGTATACCACAAAAAGGGCTATTCCCAAGCATCGCTGCTATAGGATAGCCCTTTTTTGTATCGGTTACATCATCATGGAATGAAATGGAGCAGGCCTGCCTAATAAATAACCTTGAGCATATTCAATCCCCATCTCACGCACCTTCGCAAGCTCCGCTTCAAGTTCTATGCCTTCGGCAATTATGGAAATATCCATTTTTGCTGCAATCTGAACCAGCGTGTACAAAATATGCTCTTTCATCTCATCCAAGTGGATATTCTGAATAATTGACCGATCCACCTTCAAATAATCAGGACGCAGCTCAGCGATTGATTGCAAGGACGAATAACCCGCTCCAACATCATCAATTGCAATTTGATAACCTTGGCTCCGGTAATGCTCCAGCGC from Paenibacillus sp. FSL K6-3182 carries:
- the mutM gene encoding DNA-formamidopyrimidine glycosylase translates to MPELPEVETVRRTLIELVAGKRIQSVTVRLPRIIQRPAEPEQFADALVGHTIQTVERRGKFLRIILDGLVLVSHLRMEGRYGVFPSEEPIELHTHVIFHFEDGTDLRYKDVRQFGTMHLFQEGQELELPPLNKLGIEPLEPAFTLEALRGILEKRATKIKPLLLNQEHIVGLGNIYVDEALFQARIHPERTPNTLKPAEWKRLYEAIRSTLGNAVEAGGSSIKSYVNGQGEMGMFQHQLLVYGKKDEPCPTCSRPIHKFVVGGRGTHICNKCQTLQASAK
- the polA gene encoding DNA polymerase I — its product is MEKWMLIDGNSIIYRAFFALPPLTNSAGNHTNAIFGFTTMLLKLLEQEKPTHVLVAFDAGKVTFRHEGYAEYKGGRQKTPPELSEQFPVLKELLQAFSISQFELSGYEADDIIGTLTKAADEKGVEAFVVTGDKDMLQLASDKVTIAVTRKGVSDVELYTPETIQEKYGLVPMQIIDLKGLMGDTSDNIPGVPGVGEKTALKLLHEHGSVESVLDNLDKLKGKLKENIESHKDDATMSKRLATIFREVPIEKSIDDIRYAGYDGSKLAEAFRKLEFKSLIDRLELGAEAGDMDKEAEAAAADLNINVIESEKDAEMLEKLIQLLQKSDKNGLYIEAIGENPHHAELIGLAIASDEAVFVMPYSVLKQPFAAKLRDWLEQADKPKYGFDLHKVELALKWSGISFEGSAFDVQLAAYLLDPTEASQTLSGINEKQGLSTLPPDEAVYGKGAKFRVPDADTLYRHLSLKAEAVRKLVPLLTEELSNTGMSKLYFDMEHPLSRILAGMEFQGIKVKSEELEALGRNLESKLTTIISSVYKLAGTEFNIGSPKQLGEILFEKLGLPAKKKTKTGYSTDAEVLEELAPYHEIIPLILHYRQLSKLQSTYVEGLLKEVRKETGKIHTYYRQTIAATGRLSSQFPNLQNIPIRLEEGRQIRKAFVPSEPGWSIVAADYSQIELRVLAHIADDENMKEAFIKDMDIHTKTAMDVFGVTAEEVDSNMRRSAKAVNFGIVYGISDFGLSQNLGISRNEAGKFIADYKEVFKGVRQYMHDIVQQAKRDGYVATLLERRRYLNDINASNFNLRSFAERTAMNTPIQGTAADIIKLAMVHMDAALRERKLKSRMLLQVHDELVFEVPQEELELMKTLVPEVMAGALKLDVPLKADMSFGDNWYEAK